CACTCTGATGTGTTCACTGTAGTGATTTCTGGCGACTAAATGAACCTGTAGACATAGTTCTCTCTCATTTTAAAGGCGTTTTTACAGTCCAGGGATGAATTTGATAGTAGATGACCAGAGGAAGTTCGTTATACAGTGAATTAATGATAAAACATTCGTTGGCGAAATACTTAAACGGTGGTAACATGAAAATATCATTTTATTCTTACAGAAAGTAAGAACGGCAAGTAACGACAGGTGTTAAgtacatttattaaaaaataacaCCGTTATCGGTTTTGAACGGAGTTGTTGCTCATCATACTGTAGCTCAAATTTAATTTATGTCATTTACGTATTGCTAATCATAGGATGTCACCTGTTTCTAGCTGTGGTGAAAACTACTGTGGATGGTTGTATTCTGCAGGATAAGGCACGTATCTGATGATTTTTTTgtgtctttctgttttttttttctttttcttatggaaATCAAATTTGTACATTGGCAAAGCTCTGAAGGACTACCTACGGTGCAAGTACTCCATCTATTGGAAGAATTGACCTTAGTTGTTAAATGATGCATATTACGAGCACTTGTTCGTTAGAATTGGCACTTATCGGTTTTGGAGGGGAGTTCTATTTACAACACAACACATACATGTAAATATATCGACCAAGTGGACGACTGACATAAATAAAACAATGATATGTCTGATTTTGTTAGATGGTCATTAATGTTACGGCTAGAGGTAGATGAGAGGTAAGAAATCTAGCATCTGATTTCAGAATATATCTTCCCTTTACAACGATGCTgacgtattttttttattacgtACTATGATTAGCCATAACTTCTACAAAAGTCTTTATAGTTCCAGAGACCTGCGTGCTTACAGTACATAATACACGAATCATGTCAATACGAAAGTATGCAACCTATAAATCTTTGGTAAACGAAAGCTTCTACCCAGCAGGCACACTTGAGTTATTTCTGTCCAATTTTTACCACTGTGCAAGACGCATTCTGCTGCAGTTTTTTGTTTTTCACCAAGAACAAAACAGAGTAGCCAAATAAAGCCAATATTACACGGACGTTAAAAAGCGTTACGAACTCAGAATAAAAGACACCGAACAGAGAAATGAAGAGGAAGATGGTGTTAGTGAGGAAGTCTAAATTTCGAGATAAAATGTTAGTGTTTTACTTAACTGATTGTGAAGAACTACAATGCTGTAACTTAGAAAATTTCTTCACCATCGTCAAGCGTGTGAAATGTTTGCTGTCCATAACTGAGGATAACtaatttcataatttaatattTCTCTCAGTGTGATAAATTTAATAAATCGTCCAGTGCTGTTACTTATCAGCAACAGTTCCTGTTACTCAACATCAAAATTATGACTCATAATTAAATTGTTAATGTGACGTGGACATGTTTCTTCCTGCTCCTTGTTTGAGCAATTTTTTATTTGGACCACAGATGGCAACACGAGTTTTGAGCACTGTACTGTAAAATGTTTATTCCACGGATACCACGACTTGTCAACATGTTATTTAGTCTACGAATATGTGGTTTCCCGTATGAGTGGATGTATGACGTTTTACTGATACAACAACAGCAAGGATGTAAAGACTGTAACAGGGCCATGTCTAGTAACGCCATGAAGTGCACACCAATTCTTCGACCCATGAAAGGAAGAGGAAGTATACGATTATGATGGTCACATAACGGAACTAGATACACTCCAGAAAATCATCTAACCTATACCAGATCTAAGAAAGTATATCGTATCTTCACAGGGAGTAAAAATATATTACCAACCTCTTTCCTTCCCCACAAAAGAAAACTTCACCATTAATTAAATCACACAACAAACACTTTGATAGAAGAACGCAGTAAAGCTCACACAAAACATTTCGAAAAACTTAAGACCAGCTTCGAGAATAGTTCCGCTTTGTTTATGTGATTCCTTCTTGCAGATCGATTCTTAAGTTTCTAGACACTGTTTCATATGAACTTCATTTCTCACGATAGATGCTGAAGCGTTTCTTGTAATAAATCTGTGGAGCTCAGTTTCTAGTGTCAAATTTGTTTCCTCATGTTGCCGAAGCAACAGTAAAGCGATGAATTCCACAGAAATGCTTCTAATGAATACTGAGTGTGGCTAAAGCTTGCGAAGGATTTTGACGGGCAGGCAAACATAAGAAATGAAAAGCAGCATCATTCAGATAGCAGGTTCCATTTATCTACAGAGGACAAACGCCTCCGTGGGCCGTCAttcgttaccccccccccccaaaaaaaaaaatttacccaTAAAGGAAGACAATTTAATTACTTGGTTTCTCCTGAAAAGAAAATGTATGTAAATCATTACGTCTCTGAGGTTATCTGTTGCCCTTAAATTCCCTCCGAGGAAACAAAAACAGGTGAAAAAAAATGTATGTGCGTTGgcccgtgtgtgtatgtgtgcgtgtgtgtctgtttgtgtgtataTATCACAAAGATATTGCGAATATAATTGGGCGCATGTGGACGCATAGCGCGTGGGAGAGGAACGGAAAAGAGTCAGAAAGAAAGACGAGTATGCGGGGGAGGTAAGAGgggatgagggagggggggggggacggtagtGAGAGAGGTGAGGCCAGGGGCTGTGCGAacgaatgtatgtatatatatacacacacacacatttgtgtacgtgtgcgtgtgctagtgtgtgtgtgtgtcagtgtgtgtgtgtgtgtgtgccgcatTTCGCAGCACTGTTACACATTATGTATTCCGAGCCATACACTTTACTATATCTTACTTTTGTTGGAACTTTTGagtattttacttttttatgtttgttgCAGGGAAGTGAGGCGCGGGAAAGGAGGAACGGCAGTGGAGGAGCGCGGACCGGCTCGGCGAGCGACGCACCTGCGGACCTGCGGCCGGGCGCCCACCCCAGCGCCGGCCGGTGCGGCATTCATCACGTGTGCCGCTGCCGCCCGGACCACGTGGCCGCAGCGGGCCGCCGCCCAGCGCGCGGCGTTTTTTTGCCCGCCTCCCGCGATAAAGCCAGTAAAAAGGCTCAAAAATGCGCCGGCGAAGGCGGAGTCGCGCCGCGAGACGCCAATGCGGGCGGCCGGCGGCGCAGACGCCCCGCCCCCACCTGGCCGCgtcccgcccccgccgcctccaccTCCGGGCGCGCGGCGCCACTTTTTCTCCCCTTATCCCGCGGGCGCGGGCAAGCGGAGGCTGGCGCCCTCTCCCCTGGGTGGCCGGTCCTTACATCTCCCCGACTATATTTTTAGTGATAAAAATTCTTCATAATCTCCAGCGGAGGAGCGGCCCCAGAGAGGGGCGGGGAGAGGCGAGAGGGGTCTCCTGGTACtggacctcctcctcctcctcctcctcctcctcctcctcctgcccttcTCTGAGAGCGCCAAAAAATTTCTCATTGCCCAATCCGGGTGTAATTGAGGCGCCGAGCGCAGCGCAGCCCCCAAGAGAAGGCGAGAGAGGCGGCCGGTCGCGAGCGCCAGCTAGCAAACTCGCTGCTCATGCAGTATGCATACTATTTCATTCGGTTATGACTTTATCTATGAGGGAGCATAAATTGGAAAGAGAGCGGCTCATACGTaccctctttctctctcttgcgcgcacacacacgcaactCGCGCAGGCCGAACAAACGCGAGAACGTGCCCGCACGTGTTTAACTATTCGCcgcactgaaaataattttccgcGCACGACGACTTAACTCGCGCGGACGTTATCTTGCCGGCTGTAGGAACGCGGAGCGAGCTACTGGGCCCAAGACCTGCGGTGCGGCATCAATCTGGCGGGTTGCGCGCGCGCCGCGCCCTGACAGGGGCATCAGATCGCGAGAGAGCACTGACTGTCGCGTGTCGATACCGCGGCTCTAATAGCTATCGGTatatcgccgccgccgccgccgccgcagtcgATACAACATGTTTACTGGGATCGCGCGCCACCGGTTGCGCGCGCACTGGCGCGGCGGGTCGCGCGGGCGCACTGCAGCGGGCCGGGGTGGCGCGCTTTACGACTGCTGCGGCCGTACAGACTCTTCCGCCGGCGGCATTCGACTCTGTCAACGGCCTTCCTTAGACGCTTCTGTGAGCTCTGGAGGACCACGCGATACTAACAACTACCCTCTGGCTAGTGTGGCAGTTGTAGGCAGACATGTCACCTGATAGCACATTTCGAAACCGCAGGCGCCACTTCTTCTCTCGCGATCGTACTACTgcctaaaaaagcactccgtcttcaggcctaccgggaccatccgaccgccgtggacgatgcggataggaggggcgtgctgtcagcaaaccgctctcccggtcattatgatggtattcttgaccgaaaccgctactattcggtcgagtagctcctcaattagagTGGCCTACCGggcccatccgaccgccgtgtcatgctcagtggacgatgcagataggaggggcatgaggtcagcaaaccgctctcccggtcgttatgatggtgtacttgaccgaagctgctactattcggtcgagtagctcctcaattggcatcacgaggctgagtgcaccccgaaaaatggcaacagcgcatggcagcctggatggtcacccatccaagtgccgacgacgcccgacagcgcttaacttcggtggtctcacgggaaccggtgtatccactgcggcaaggccgttccccACTACTGCCTGACAGCTTCCTAATTCTCTGCTTAAGAAAGACTGGATGAGCCTTTAAAGATCCGTCCAGGAAGAGGTTTTCATGTAGACGACAAGGCTGAAATGACCAGCACCTCCGCCTCAGTAGCTGCGGGTCAGCGCGGGATATTGTTAAGCGGAGGTGCCCGGTTTCCTTTCCCGGGCCTACAGCAGATTTTCTCCGATTAGGGACTGGGTGATGTATCGTCCTCAGGTTCGTATCGTCATAAATGATATTCCACTGTTGAGAATGGCActccccgaaagccaataaattgaggAGAAAGTGCCGAGCGTGGTGGGGCAGTGGTATAGTCAGGTCCACAAACGAAGGTGGTTCCCGCAGGTCGAGAAACAGACGGGAATTAcattatgaatgagattttcaccctgcagcggagtgtgcgctaatatgaaacttcctgacagattaaaaccgtgtgccggaccgagactcgaactcgggacctttgcctttcgcgggcaagcgctctgccaactgagctacccaagtacgactcagaacccgtccccacagcttggaatggaggagacgaggtactggcagaattgaagctgtaggTGCCCAGAACGAGCGTCAACTTGACTGCCATCatttgtgactccaactatagcaCACTGGTCTTGTATTCGGGAGGAGATCAGCGTAAGTCGACTAatgacaggatggttcctctgaaaggcaaTCGTCTAAATCCTTCCCTAGTGGGACTTTGTTTTTGTTtataatgacctcgtagtcgacgcgacgttaaacctTAATGTTGCTCCCTTTTCTTAGAAGGTTGAACAAGATTCGCTTTAAGGTTTCC
This Schistocerca nitens isolate TAMUIC-IGC-003100 chromosome 1, iqSchNite1.1, whole genome shotgun sequence DNA region includes the following protein-coding sequences:
- the LOC126211907 gene encoding basic proline-rich protein-like; this encodes MTVFYGDLHPRHEQLRAVVKRRRDAAAAGARGHSRGDISRLPAPNTSRPHQLRARSLCGSPSDNGPRRPPHATAEALGSEARERRNGSGGARTGSASDAPADLRPGAHPSAGRCGIHHVCRCRPDHVAAAGRRPAESRRETPMRAAGGADAPPPPGRVPPPPPPPPGARRHFFSPYPAGAGKRRLAPSPLGGRGGAAPERGGERREGSPGTGPPPPPPPPPPPPALL